CCGGCGCTTCCCGATCGATGGGCGAGGACAAATTTTGACTTCGATCATATCGCGCACGCGCAAGACGATCGAATTCCGATCAAATCACCAGGACAAAAAAGAAGGAAGAAGTAGAACGAAGGAGATAGATCGACGGTCGGGTGGATATATAGAGGAGAGATTGCGTTCTACGGTGGTGGGACTGGTGGAGATGGAGTTTGGATCGGATTTATGTCGACGATGGTTACAGCACACGACATGCCTGGGTCGGGCTCTCGGTGCGCGTGGGATCGGGTGGCGTGGGTTGCTAATTGGGCCATCCCAGACGCGCGCGTTGAGGTTACCGCCTTGTCCACAGATCGTATATGGCAGATAAGATCGATCGTATCTTAAACGGATTCTAACAACGAAACGAAAATTAGCGTCGGACAACGGACGAGAACCAAGCGGACGAAAACGAACGATACCaaggaaacgcttctccctttattattaggtatagactttaGTACTTTACATTACTGTCATACAAAACTGCTTCCAACATGTCTGAACTCGCATGAAGTTGTTATAACCAACTCCAATATTTGGGCACCATCTAGCGCATAGTTATTGGTATGCCTGTTTTCAAAACCGTCTTTATTGTGGACAAGAAGGCATCCCAATTTAAATAATGTGCCAATATTTACCTAGTGATGAATATAGTTGACTAACTTGCGAGGAGCAGAACAAAGTTAAGTAGATAGAACATTGTTGACTTGAAATGCTAATCAGTTGCTACTTCTGACTTAATTGTCGTTGTTATCTTATGCCTTATAATGATTAATTATAGTTATGTTTCTGCCTTGTTTAGGAAAAGCTATTTTCTAGTCGGAACAGGACAGAGGTTTCCCTTGGCAAAAAGTTGAAGATTGAATATCTTCCAGAGATTGAGAAGATTCATAAGGTACATAGCTTATCTAACTGACCAAAATCTCGTTTGAGGCAGACTGACCAGACCCGTTGGCCTCATTTTTTGGGCCAGGTCAACGACCCAGCGGGCCCACCTGGCCCATTCCCATCCTTGATGTCTAATTCAACTTAATATGCTTGTTTTACAACCCTTTGTTGTTTTGAGCTTGTTAATCTCAACCATTTCTTTGCCATGCAGAAGAAGGAGAGGTCGCTCAAAAAGCAACAGAGAGAAGCTCTCCTCCTTGATAGTTACTTGACATCAGATGTTACCACTGGTCGCTCTCTTCGTGATAGAAAGCCTGTAACATATACCTTTGGTAAGGCCCCACTGATTAAGCATTGTTATTCAGTTCTAATTCTTAAGTACAATTACAAACATCAAGTTGCAATCCGTCTTGCTCGTGTCACTCTGTATGGTATTATCCAATTTAAACATCTTCAGAATGCTACTTATGTAAATTATCCTTATCAGTTGTACACAATGACACTTCTTGCAGTAAGTGTTCAGTTGTTGAACTCTTTGAGTTGTTTCCTTCACATTAGATGTCTGATTAACCTGCATCACTGACTCACTGTTCTGTCACTTACAATCATGATCCCCTACCCATGGTTTTTAAGTCGCTGAATAGTTTCTGTATAGTCACCGAGTCGTTTTCCAGAAATCAGGGCAACTCGCGACTATACAACGACTTTGGTCGACTATACACTGAGTTGCAGCCTTGGCGACTCACTGTTGAGTCACGACTCAAAAACCATGCCCCTAGCGTATTTACTTGTTTGTAATTTAGTTTGATTCTTTTGTTCTTATCAGCAGAAAATTAATGTCAAAATGGCGCATAGATGCTGAGAATCTTACCTTTGAAAATATCTCTGTTGACTAGCTTACATTAACCCAACTAGAGTTCTGTTGAGGGCTGGCTATAAAATAACCTCATTTGGTAAGCTTCAAAAATcagaattgattgcttactaagaGGTTACTGGCTGGAAAGTGAGACTAGCATGTGGCCGAAATTTATCTTCTATGCCCCTGTGTACTGGGTACCTCATGTTCCTTCTGGAAACTAAAATAAGCTCTTATAATTTTATTGGTTGTTTGCTTGATTTCACTGCCTGTTCTAGTTACAGTGTTTGACTTTTCCTATGATGCAGATGACTATGACCGCTCAATAAATGaagcaatcaaaataacaaagtaTGTCGATCACTATTACTGCTTGATAAATTTCTTTTGGTAGGAGAATTTATGATTTAGAGACAAGAAGAAATTTGGGTACttatctgctacacattgttggACAGGAAAAGAGAAAACTCTGCTGAGCCTGTTACTAATCTCAATAGAAGGATGCTTACACCAAGACCGGAGTCATCAAGCAATGGCAAATTAAATGGTCCCTCACCTCTTGCTAATGAATTATATGATGGAAATTCTTCAAAGTCGGATGACTACCGAGATAGTGATGCTGAAGAAGAAAATGAAACACTTGATCGCAGGTACATGTCTCACTCAACATTTGGTATGTAGCAGTTAATCCCGACTTAATAGGCTGAATAACATTCATGCTTTCTTCTGTAGTAACCGACGGAGGAGAAGATCTCGGAGGTACACGCAAGATTTTGTTGAGGCTCTCTCTGATATTGATCCGAACTTTGATAGCGATGATGATATCATGGGAGAAGCGGTTTATGATGAGGAATATTTGAGAACTTGCAAACATCAGAAGACATCAAGTGCTTCTGAAGAGGATGAAGAGTTCCGGTTGGAAGAGGATgttgaagatgatgatgaagaggaagaggaatttTCTGCGGGCACAAGTGAAGATATAGAGGAGCCCCAACGGCATACAAAGTTGCGAAGTCAGAATGGCCGAGGGGCTAAGCGGAGATCTGTTGGTGAAACCCAGACAGGTCTCAGGCGCAGCAAGCGTTCTTCTCGTCCACGTATTAACTATCAGCAGTATGATTTTTCAGATACGGATGCAGAGGCAGGAAAGGCAGGTAAATCAGATGCATCGGACCCCGATGCTAACTCTGATGGAGAAAATAATATGGAACTCTCAACATCGAGCCAAGAGCAAcaggaagaagaggatgatgacactGAGGAATTAAAAGGTAGTAATGGCAATAGTAAAATAGCTGAAGACCATACAGTGGCAGCAAATAAAGAGGAGCAAGAGGAGGAGCAGCCACAGCTGCAGCTACAGTCTGTCGAGAAGGACGAATGTTCCCAGCAGAGAGAGTGAAAGTGTTGGAAGAACATTCTTAGATCTAAACGAGCTTGCGCCTGGTGCTGGCTTCGATGACGGGCCAAGCCTGGCAATGAAAGATGAAGACATGGATAACAGTTAGGAAATAAGTTGCGATAGAATCAGGGTGTTAGGGTTGCTGTTTCGAGCAAGGTGTAAATGCCCAAAGTCATGGACCATGACAATCAATGGGCCTCTGATGAGATGTTGTGGCGATATTTGGATGGTTCAATTTGATCTTTAGTACATTGGTTTACTGTGACAAAAAGTGTTGAGGTATCCACCTGGGGCGGTTTCGGGGACGAGCTTCCTTGAACATCATCTGAGCTCTTGGGAGGCCATGCTGACAATATTTTGCACTCCATTGTGTACACTACATGAAAGTGCGCGAGCCGATCAATTGCTGCTGTATTATGGTCAGATTGATCGATGTGGCCGAATGTGTAGGTTATAAATTTTATTGCCTCCATATTTATTTAGCCTTAGGCATGATGACGTTGCTGTGTGAAATACAGCAGTATTTCCTAGGGAGCGAACTTGTACGAGTGTGTTGTCCAGTGCTCGGCTTTGAGGAGTTTCTTTTTCCACGTGTAGCATGTAGCTTGAGTCTAAGCACGAGCTGTATTTTGTATTTATATGTGACAACCTGATTAGATTGGTAAAATCTGTGTAGCTGACACAGCCCTACAAACTTGAGCTCCCGGGCCAACGGTGTTGTAGTATTGTTTGAAATTTGCTTTCTGTTCTTCCTAATAGATAAGGGGAGACAATGGTTTAGCATTTATATGCATCAGAAAATGGTATTTCCTTCTACGCAAATTCTTTCCTTTTAAGAACATTTTTATGCAAGTACGATTTGTCTTTAGTTAATTTGCACTTTTTTTGGCATTAGTTTCCTCTTTTGCTGCATGGCTGTACAATGCGTGGTTGTATACGTGCTCTTGGATTCCTTGGTTCTGTCGTGACACAAGCGTCCGAGAACAAGTAGGACGAGCATGGCAGGAAGGGATCGAGCTCAACTATAGCCGCACGTTCTGCCGCTGGATTACAGGGAGAATCAGCCAAGCAGGGCACATGCGGGAGTACTACGGTTAGTGCTTGAGATGCATATTTAGTACGAATATGTCAGTCAATTT
This region of Lolium perenne isolate Kyuss_39 chromosome 2, Kyuss_2.0, whole genome shotgun sequence genomic DNA includes:
- the LOC127322043 gene encoding LOW QUALITY PROTEIN: DDT domain-containing protein DDR4-like (The sequence of the model RefSeq protein was modified relative to this genomic sequence to represent the inferred CDS: deleted 1 base in 1 codon), producing MVEPSPAHCPIALPSLAREPLCGRNPTFTLPPLRSPLCSSSPMASSSFSPPASPSDSNPTPHAHADPRSDPPMPAASDGDGASPASPDQPQAPAPANEDHEPPEPPEDAPTPRKTRLPRACNSKPRPPPPPPKERPRRRAAAGAAADETPQCRVVTPLVSEPDAPADLPRWRLRCMWELGSVLNFLHVFRPLLNITDDLTAEDLEAALITPNGTLYDVHMPLLKSIPPVTRMAMGRGTWVTVLCRKLRDWWHWVAEGDLPIVASHGAEIEMYKELEPATRLVILKAICDIRVEQEDIRNHIDSSVKRGYDLSTFRKERIGGDSLGISYWYEDDPILGHRLYREIRRVEQVKKELGKRSKGKRASTPPIVSYQWETVASSFDEFDDVAEKLFSSRNRTEVSLGKKLKIEYLPEIEKIHKKKERSLKKQQREALLLDSYLTSDVTTGRSLRDRKPVTYTFDDYDRSINEAIKITKKRENSAEPVTNLNRRMLTPRPESSSNGKLNGPSPLANELYDGNSSKSDDYRDSDAEEENETLDRSNRRRRRSRRYTQDFVEALSDIDPNFDSDDDIMGEAVYDEEYLRTCKHQKTSSASEEDEEFRLEEDVEDDDEEEEEFSAGTSEDIEEPQRHTKLRSQNGRGAKRRSVGETQTGLRRSKRSSRPRINYQQYDFSDTDAEAGKAGKSDASDPDANSDGENNMELSTSSQEQQEEEDDDTEELKGSNGNSKIAEDHTVAANKEEQEEEQPQLQLQSVEKDEVPSRESESVGRTFLDLNELAPGAGFDDGPSLAMKDEDMDNS